The Lysinibacillus pakistanensis genome includes a window with the following:
- a CDS encoding ankyrin repeat domain-containing protein: MLVDINCPVELLEYQLYRSKKTGKVYCSFRFNNISEKSIKGFKATIYCYDQFGEPVGMESNSFEYTQQLTESIKPNQPFDNGEKIPLDNFRHTRKMDIVIHKVLFSDETTWSKKETELEEVELKEINNPKQLSYVKAHEGNDAKYYSQIINDKWLCICGRLNLEDMKTCKRCKREKDHVLSNYRNDKTINENITFYEKQIEDHKKKELAEKERQHKIYKKKMKKVIMYCSMFISLLLLIGIAVFGFITKFTFSWDNYLLLKDKNNSLIEAVKMEDIKNIEFLLKNGAKVTFINKDGENSVSEAIKLSNKKIAMSLMNKEIGSIKVGKEKNTLAHIAVINNQYEILKELHPFGVDMNVKNEQGHTVLYYAMKIGNRDMIDYLVNEIKVNPQEVDNEGNNIVQVALLHQLNNTELLKDLVNLDIDLNRKNAAGQNTYETAILTQNKDIVQLFIDKGLNLNKVDENGNNAIHVLLNHKKGDMTFLSELMKKGTDLNGLNKQGQTPLYLAILNGDKNTVEVLIKNKPNLNSVNSNGESAVEIAEKHNQSLVELFERDKFIIKIDKQKNVFLVNGITLGSSRKDVVNRLGAPDKKGFKYFDNTIACNYYYLNDNTGKKIETEYCFYDDDTIESISFDFYSKHLNEKWYKNLGKPFVNEEAPIFYLKGSEQTLLLKPNEKIGFLSYADGNFYYYYEKN, translated from the coding sequence ATGTTAGTTGATATAAATTGTCCCGTTGAATTGCTTGAGTATCAGTTATATAGAAGTAAAAAAACAGGAAAAGTTTATTGTTCATTTAGATTTAATAATATTTCAGAAAAAAGTATAAAAGGCTTTAAAGCTACTATCTATTGTTATGATCAATTTGGCGAGCCAGTAGGGATGGAATCAAATAGCTTTGAATACACACAGCAGTTAACGGAATCAATAAAGCCCAACCAGCCTTTTGATAACGGGGAAAAAATTCCATTAGATAATTTTCGTCATACAAGGAAAATGGATATAGTCATTCATAAAGTACTGTTTAGTGATGAAACAACATGGTCTAAAAAGGAAACTGAACTAGAGGAAGTAGAACTAAAAGAAATTAACAACCCCAAGCAATTATCTTATGTTAAAGCACATGAAGGAAATGATGCAAAATACTATTCACAAATAATAAATGATAAATGGTTATGTATATGTGGACGTCTTAACTTGGAGGATATGAAAACCTGTAAACGATGCAAAAGAGAAAAAGATCATGTTCTTTCAAATTATAGAAATGATAAAACAATAAATGAAAATATTACATTCTATGAAAAACAGATTGAAGATCATAAAAAGAAAGAACTAGCAGAAAAAGAACGTCAGCATAAAATATATAAGAAAAAAATGAAGAAAGTCATTATGTATTGCTCGATGTTTATAAGTCTTTTATTGCTTATCGGTATTGCGGTTTTTGGCTTTATCACCAAGTTTACATTTTCGTGGGATAATTATCTTTTATTAAAAGATAAGAATAACTCTTTAATTGAGGCCGTTAAAATGGAAGATATAAAGAATATAGAATTTTTACTTAAAAACGGTGCAAAAGTTACTTTTATTAATAAAGACGGTGAAAATTCTGTAAGTGAAGCTATAAAATTATCAAATAAAAAAATAGCTATGTCATTAATGAATAAAGAAATAGGAAGTATAAAGGTTGGTAAAGAAAAAAATACACTTGCACATATTGCAGTCATAAATAACCAATATGAAATACTAAAAGAGCTTCATCCATTTGGGGTTGATATGAATGTAAAAAATGAGCAAGGACACACGGTTCTATACTATGCAATGAAAATAGGGAACAGAGATATGATTGACTATCTTGTTAATGAAATTAAAGTAAATCCTCAAGAAGTGGACAATGAGGGAAATAATATAGTCCAAGTAGCCCTATTACATCAGTTAAACAATACAGAATTATTAAAGGACTTAGTGAACCTGGACATTGATTTGAATAGAAAGAATGCAGCGGGCCAAAATACATATGAAACGGCTATTCTTACTCAAAATAAAGATATTGTTCAACTATTTATAGATAAAGGACTAAATCTCAATAAGGTTGATGAAAATGGAAATAATGCTATCCATGTTTTACTTAATCATAAAAAAGGTGATATGACTTTCTTGTCTGAGCTAATGAAAAAGGGAACAGATCTAAATGGACTTAATAAGCAAGGTCAAACACCGTTATATTTAGCTATATTGAATGGAGATAAAAATACTGTTGAGGTACTAATAAAAAATAAGCCAAATCTAAATAGTGTAAATAGTAACGGGGAGTCAGCGGTCGAGATTGCTGAAAAGCATAACCAATCATTGGTGGAATTATTTGAACGGGATAAATTTATCATTAAGATCGATAAACAAAAAAATGTATTTTTAGTAAATGGAATTACCTTAGGTTCTTCGAGAAAAGATGTAGTTAATCGATTAGGTGCTCCAGATAAAAAAGGTTTTAAATATTTTGACAATACTATAGCCTGTAATTATTATTACTTAAATGATAATACGGGGAAAAAAATAGAGACAGAATATTGCTTTTATGATGACGATACGATTGAATCTATTTCGTTTGATTTTTATTCTAAACATCTGAATGAAAAATGGTATAAAAATTTAGGAAAACCATTTGTTAATGAAGAAGCCCCTATCTTCTATTTAAAGGGTTCTGAACAAACATTACTATTAAAACCAAATGAAAAGATAGGGTTTCTTTCATATGCGGATGGAAATTTTTATTATTATTACGAAAAAAATTGA
- a CDS encoding DUF4179 domain-containing protein, producing the protein MKKEEKYDYDTFVQELAQIHVPNDQLAAARMESVRRYRKENRKRLQIWKGMALTCALLMIFVGTIRLSPAFASVVSNIPGLAPLVQMITYDKGVADILDHHYYEELGQTQTKNDLSFTLQGVIADETGMILPYKISSPMDLSDSVTEKIELRLNGEAVNAQVDFHRYREEKVFQIEDNLIVTFFDPINYENAQFELYIQFADEKQTEFTFPFALKKGIAKAKIYELNEKMSFEGQNITVKSVSISPIRTGVTIALDPNNEEKIVDFDDIRILDEKGEEWSAIDRGTVATGSVDEGTTYYMQSNYFREPKKLTLSIGKVLIVRKEQDYIDVDFNQNKVVSKPSIPGLQVKVEKPMVTLNIPTSSYIKGFNGNATDANDYDVDAESEDINSNNDYLTEQIEILNLNGVANPVRLSFITDELYLEGTQKVDIPLK; encoded by the coding sequence ATGAAGAAGGAAGAAAAGTATGACTATGATACATTTGTCCAGGAATTAGCACAAATTCATGTTCCAAATGATCAACTAGCTGCGGCACGTATGGAAAGTGTCCGTCGCTATCGAAAAGAAAACCGCAAACGTCTGCAAATATGGAAAGGCATGGCTCTAACCTGTGCACTTCTAATGATTTTTGTGGGAACTATCCGTTTATCTCCCGCTTTTGCTAGTGTCGTTAGTAATATTCCAGGTCTTGCACCACTTGTTCAGATGATTACGTATGATAAAGGTGTTGCTGATATCCTTGATCATCACTATTATGAGGAATTAGGGCAAACCCAAACCAAAAATGACTTATCGTTTACACTTCAGGGGGTAATTGCCGATGAAACAGGGATGATTTTACCCTATAAAATTTCTTCACCAATGGATCTTAGTGATTCAGTTACTGAGAAAATAGAGCTTCGATTAAACGGTGAAGCAGTAAATGCCCAAGTAGATTTTCACCGATATCGTGAGGAAAAAGTTTTTCAAATTGAAGACAATCTGATTGTCACATTCTTTGACCCAATAAATTATGAAAATGCCCAATTTGAATTATATATACAATTTGCGGATGAAAAACAAACTGAATTTACGTTTCCATTTGCACTTAAAAAAGGAATTGCGAAAGCAAAGATCTATGAATTGAATGAGAAAATGAGCTTCGAAGGACAGAATATTACGGTAAAGTCAGTCTCTATTTCACCAATTCGTACAGGTGTAACAATCGCACTTGACCCCAATAATGAGGAAAAAATTGTTGATTTCGATGATATACGTATTTTGGATGAAAAAGGGGAGGAATGGTCTGCAATCGATAGAGGTACAGTTGCTACAGGATCAGTGGATGAAGGAACAACGTACTATATGCAAAGTAATTACTTTAGAGAGCCCAAGAAGTTAACGTTATCTATTGGCAAAGTATTGATAGTACGAAAAGAACAGGATTATATAGATGTAGATTTTAATCAAAACAAAGTAGTATCCAAGCCATCTATTCCAGGGTTACAAGTTAAAGTAGAAAAACCAATGGTGACATTAAATATACCAACCTCAAGTTATATAAAAGGATTTAATGGGAATGCAACAGATGCAAATGATTATGATGTAGACGCAGAAAGTGAAGATATAAATAGTAATAATGACTATCTGACTGAGCAAATTGAAATATTGAATCTAAATGGAGTTGCCAATCCAGTTCGTCTTTCTTTTATTACAGATGAACTCTATTTAGAGGGAACACAAAAAGTAGATATACCCTTGAAATAA
- a CDS encoding sigma-70 family RNA polymerase sigma factor, with amino-acid sequence MDEQAFLYLLKQYEQTMYRMAFAYLKNEHDAIEAVQEATYRSLKKKHTLKESAYFGTWLVRILLNVCHDMRNKSMRFHLQEDIEIEENVHTHDRFEMTDIITKLPKEQQELIFLKYFHDYRNQDIAAIQNIPEGTVKSRLHSALKKLRLYFQEKGEL; translated from the coding sequence ATGGATGAACAAGCTTTTTTATATTTACTTAAACAATATGAACAGACCATGTATCGTATGGCCTTTGCCTATTTAAAAAATGAGCATGATGCTATTGAGGCTGTACAAGAAGCTACTTATCGAAGCTTAAAAAAGAAACATACATTAAAAGAATCAGCTTATTTTGGAACATGGCTTGTTCGAATTTTACTAAATGTTTGTCATGATATGCGTAATAAAAGTATGCGATTTCATTTGCAGGAAGATATTGAGATTGAAGAAAACGTACATACCCACGACCGCTTTGAAATGACGGATATCATTACCAAACTACCAAAGGAGCAACAGGAGCTTATTTTTCTAAAATATTTTCATGACTATAGAAATCAAGATATTGCTGCCATTCAAAATATACCAGAAGGTACTGTAAAATCTAGATTGCATTCGGCATTAAAAAAGCTAAGACTTTATTTTCAGGAGAAAGGGGAATTGTAG
- a CDS encoding iron-containing alcohol dehydrogenase: protein MHKLTFTPVSYTGWGCLHQLLPEVERFKATNILIVTDPFLKELGLTDKIEQSLLAKGYATTIYTDIAPEPPLAIGEKLVAFTRKHHFDLVIGLGGGSALDLAKLAAVLAVHDGKVADYLNLTGTKTLEQKGLPKILIPTTSGTGSEVTNISVLSLETTKDVVTHDYLLADIAIVDPELTISLPPKVTAATGVDALTHAIEAYVSINANEVTDALALQAIRLISGSIRTAVHEGQNRQARSDMSYGSYLAGLAFFNAGVAGVHALAYPLGGQFHIAHGDSNAVLLPYVMGYIRQSCEKRMKDILDAMGISSAYLSQEEASYKCVDALQQLVQDVNIPSTLKGFNIPEDALEQLTDDATKQTRILARSPMLLEREDIYTIYLAAFDGEMREPHQL from the coding sequence ATGCATAAATTAACCTTTACTCCTGTAAGTTATACAGGCTGGGGATGTTTACATCAGCTTCTACCTGAAGTAGAAAGATTTAAAGCTACCAATATTTTAATTGTCACAGATCCATTTTTAAAAGAACTAGGGTTAACAGATAAAATCGAACAATCCTTGCTTGCAAAAGGATATGCGACTACGATTTATACAGATATTGCCCCAGAGCCACCGCTTGCTATTGGAGAAAAGCTAGTTGCCTTTACTAGGAAACATCACTTTGATCTAGTCATCGGATTAGGTGGCGGAAGTGCTCTAGATTTAGCCAAGCTTGCTGCCGTTTTAGCAGTACATGATGGAAAAGTGGCAGATTACTTAAATTTAACAGGTACAAAAACACTTGAACAAAAAGGATTACCCAAAATTTTAATACCAACTACATCTGGAACAGGCTCAGAAGTGACAAATATTTCTGTGTTGTCGCTTGAAACAACAAAAGACGTTGTGACACATGACTATTTATTGGCGGATATTGCCATCGTAGACCCAGAGCTTACGATTTCATTACCACCTAAGGTAACGGCTGCAACGGGTGTAGATGCCTTAACACATGCAATTGAGGCATATGTTTCAATCAATGCCAATGAGGTGACCGATGCCCTTGCACTACAGGCAATTCGCTTAATTAGTGGCTCCATTCGCACGGCTGTCCATGAAGGACAAAATAGGCAGGCACGTTCAGATATGAGCTATGGTAGTTATTTAGCTGGCTTGGCCTTCTTCAATGCTGGAGTAGCAGGTGTACATGCTCTAGCCTATCCATTAGGTGGTCAATTCCATATAGCTCATGGTGACTCCAATGCAGTGCTTTTACCGTATGTCATGGGATATATTCGTCAAAGCTGTGAAAAACGTATGAAGGATATTTTAGATGCAATGGGTATCTCATCTGCCTATTTATCGCAAGAAGAGGCTTCCTATAAATGTGTAGATGCATTACAACAACTGGTTCAAGATGTAAATATTCCTTCTACTTTAAAAGGGTTTAATATACCAGAAGATGCCTTAGAGCAATTAACGGACGATGCAACAAAACAAACAAGAATCTTAGCACGAAGTCCGATGCTGCTAGAACGAGAAGATATCTATACGATTTATCTAGCTGCATTTGATGGAGAAATGCGAGAGCCTCACCAATTATAA
- the ahlS gene encoding AhlS family quorum-quenching N-acyl homoserine lactonase — translation MNIIKQHPKLYVMDNGTMRMDKNYMIAMHNPATIDHPNQPNEFVEFPVYTVLIDHPEGKILFDTACNPNSMGPEGRWGEFTQKAFPINMPEECYLHHRLEELNVRPEDIKYVVASHLHLDHAGCLELFTNATIIVQEDEFNGTLQTYARNVKEGAYIWGDIDMWIKNNLQWRLIKRSEDNVKLAEGIQVLNFGSGHAWGMLGLHINMPETGGIILASDAIYTAESFGPPVKPPGIIYDSVGYNSTVERIRRLANETNSQVWFGHDPVQFKSFRKSTEGHYE, via the coding sequence ATGAACATCATCAAACAACACCCAAAATTGTATGTAATGGACAATGGTACGATGCGAATGGATAAAAACTATATGATTGCTATGCATAATCCAGCAACTATCGATCATCCAAACCAGCCAAATGAATTTGTAGAATTTCCAGTATATACAGTGTTAATTGATCATCCAGAGGGCAAAATTTTATTTGATACTGCATGTAATCCAAACTCGATGGGACCTGAAGGGCGTTGGGGAGAATTTACACAAAAAGCATTCCCTATTAATATGCCAGAAGAATGCTATTTACATCATCGTTTAGAAGAATTAAACGTTCGTCCTGAGGATATCAAATATGTAGTTGCTTCCCATTTGCATCTCGATCATGCAGGTTGCTTAGAACTATTTACCAATGCGACGATTATTGTACAGGAAGATGAATTCAATGGAACACTCCAAACCTATGCAAGAAATGTAAAAGAAGGTGCCTATATTTGGGGTGACATTGATATGTGGATTAAAAATAATCTACAATGGCGCCTCATTAAACGCAGTGAGGACAACGTGAAGCTTGCGGAAGGGATTCAAGTATTGAATTTTGGCAGTGGCCATGCTTGGGGCATGCTTGGTCTTCATATTAATATGCCTGAAACGGGTGGTATTATTTTAGCTTCAGATGCCATTTATACAGCCGAAAGCTTTGGTCCGCCGGTAAAGCCACCAGGAATTATTTATGATTCGGTCGGCTATAATTCTACCGTTGAACGAATTCGCCGACTTGCTAATGAAACGAATTCACAGGTTTGGTTTGGCCATGATCCTGTCCAGTTTAAATCATTTAGAAAATCCACGGAAGGTCACTATGAATAG
- a CDS encoding aldehyde dehydrogenase family protein — MKRGLWMNGQWQMTDEFMEVQAPYSKEVIAQFAMATEQDVQYAIESAQAAASEMAALTAFQRAEILEHLSRLFLENREEAASIISLESAKPLKYAYAEIDRTIETYKFAAEEAKRLSGEMIPMDASKNGEGRFAYTIREPIGVIAAITPFNFPQNLVAHKVGPALAAGNTIVLKPATQTALSAHFLAKLLAQTNLPAGAFNLVTGQGKLVGDVFLAHPNVKMITFTGSPAVGISLRNRAGLKKVTLELGSNAGVIVDEGVQLDQIMDRIVMGAFSNQGQVCISLQRIYVMESMLQAFLEKLSAKVAQLIIGDPLDQTTDIAMMISETEQQRALQWIKEAVAEGAKIITGGHIENNVLLPTVLSNVSSHSRVSCEEIFAPVVIVNSVSTIEEAIEAVNDSHYGLQAGIFTPSIETAFKASKALQVGGVLINDVPTYRVDHMPYGGVKESGTGREGIKYASEEMTEMKLIIWNNN; from the coding sequence TTGAAAAGGGGCTTATGGATGAATGGACAATGGCAAATGACAGACGAATTTATGGAGGTTCAAGCCCCCTATTCGAAAGAGGTAATTGCACAGTTTGCGATGGCAACTGAACAGGATGTACAGTATGCCATTGAAAGTGCACAAGCAGCAGCCTCTGAAATGGCAGCCTTAACTGCGTTCCAACGAGCAGAAATTTTAGAGCATCTATCTAGATTGTTTTTGGAAAATCGTGAGGAAGCAGCTAGTATTATTTCACTAGAATCAGCAAAGCCATTAAAGTATGCCTATGCTGAAATTGATCGTACGATTGAAACCTATAAATTTGCAGCAGAGGAAGCAAAACGTTTATCTGGCGAAATGATTCCGATGGACGCTTCTAAAAATGGAGAAGGGCGCTTTGCTTATACCATCCGAGAACCAATAGGCGTTATTGCAGCTATTACACCATTTAACTTTCCACAAAATCTCGTAGCGCATAAGGTGGGTCCAGCTTTAGCTGCGGGTAATACGATTGTGTTAAAGCCAGCTACTCAAACAGCTTTATCTGCCCATTTTCTAGCAAAATTATTGGCACAAACTAATTTACCAGCAGGCGCTTTTAATCTAGTGACTGGGCAAGGGAAATTAGTAGGAGATGTATTTTTAGCACATCCAAATGTAAAAATGATAACGTTTACGGGAAGTCCTGCTGTAGGGATTTCATTACGAAATCGTGCTGGTTTAAAAAAGGTAACATTAGAATTAGGCTCAAATGCAGGGGTGATTGTTGACGAAGGGGTTCAGCTTGATCAGATTATGGACCGAATTGTAATGGGGGCATTTTCAAATCAAGGTCAGGTATGTATCTCATTACAACGGATATATGTAATGGAAAGCATGTTGCAAGCGTTTTTAGAAAAGCTAAGTGCAAAAGTAGCACAGCTTATTATAGGTGATCCTCTTGACCAAACAACGGATATAGCCATGATGATTTCAGAAACTGAACAACAACGGGCCCTTCAATGGATTAAAGAAGCGGTTGCTGAAGGGGCAAAAATAATAACTGGTGGCCATATTGAAAATAATGTTCTACTGCCAACTGTTTTATCCAACGTATCCTCACATAGCAGAGTATCATGTGAAGAAATTTTTGCACCAGTTGTGATCGTAAATTCAGTGTCTACTATAGAAGAGGCAATAGAAGCTGTTAACGATTCTCATTATGGCTTACAGGCAGGTATTTTTACACCATCGATAGAGACTGCTTTTAAGGCTTCTAAGGCATTACAGGTGGGGGGTGTCCTTATCAATGACGTGCCGACCTATCGTGTAGATCATATGCCGTATGGTGGCGTAAAAGAAAGTGGCACAGGTCGTGAGGGCATTAAGTATGCAAGCGAGGAAATGACAGAAATGAAGCTCATTATTTGGAATAACAATTAA
- a CDS encoding LacI family DNA-binding transcriptional regulator: MVSSKDVAKYAGVSQTTVSRVLNTPELVKPKTIEKVMRAIEELNYIPNDIARSLVQQKTGTITLISGPLHNPFFVDTTTAIVNYVNARGYKVHVYFGTEDNLDTIYNSVLETKADAIILSSMLYTDPLFFKLEKLGIPFIMFNRKHQENRHFVEINNVEAGYIATNHILSLGHRDICWIGGPHEMSTFYGRYKGFQKALEDHQIDAKAMPSFFTNTNKIDIERVFEEIVQLPKRPTAICAATDAIAIEILNLCLAQGYRVPGDFNVIGIDNVELSKHHSIALTTVGLESEKNLGFMAIEKLFEVMEKKSTCIQQTESVKLFPRNTTCKKIN; the protein is encoded by the coding sequence TTGGTATCTTCAAAAGATGTGGCAAAGTATGCAGGTGTTTCTCAAACAACTGTATCTAGAGTATTAAATACGCCTGAGTTAGTGAAGCCGAAAACAATTGAAAAGGTAATGAGGGCGATTGAAGAATTAAACTATATTCCAAATGATATAGCGAGATCACTTGTTCAGCAAAAAACAGGGACAATTACATTGATTTCAGGACCTTTACACAATCCTTTTTTTGTTGATACAACAACAGCAATTGTTAACTATGTCAATGCTCGGGGCTATAAAGTTCATGTTTATTTTGGAACGGAGGATAACTTAGACACGATTTATAATTCTGTTTTAGAAACGAAGGCAGATGCGATTATTTTATCATCTATGCTATATACCGATCCTTTATTTTTTAAGTTAGAAAAATTAGGCATACCTTTTATTATGTTTAATCGCAAGCATCAAGAAAATAGACATTTTGTAGAGATAAATAATGTAGAAGCTGGATATATCGCGACAAATCATATTTTATCTTTAGGTCATCGAGATATTTGTTGGATTGGTGGCCCTCATGAAATGAGTACCTTTTATGGAAGGTATAAGGGCTTTCAAAAGGCCTTAGAGGATCATCAGATTGATGCAAAAGCGATGCCGTCTTTTTTTACAAATACCAATAAAATTGATATTGAACGAGTTTTTGAAGAGATTGTGCAGCTTCCAAAGCGACCAACTGCTATTTGTGCTGCGACGGATGCTATAGCGATTGAAATATTAAATTTATGCTTAGCACAAGGCTATAGGGTACCAGGGGATTTTAACGTAATAGGTATAGATAATGTCGAGCTTAGTAAGCATCATTCTATTGCCTTAACAACGGTAGGCTTAGAATCAGAAAAAAATCTTGGATTTATGGCAATTGAAAAATTATTTGAGGTCATGGAGAAAAAAAGTACTTGCATACAGCAAACAGAATCTGTTAAACTTTTCCCAAGAAATACAACGTGTAAGAAAATAAACTGA
- a CDS encoding RtcB family protein, with translation MITVNGRFTEAKIYAKTALPSAIDQIQELTDQAFMAGTKIRIMPDYHAGKGCVIGTTIQLQDRVVPNLVGVDVGCGVFVAELDASAIDFAKLDATIRDYVPSGQDVHPEVSPTRQFIEFEGNQFKASGIKDEYTNLSLGTLGGGNHFIELAKDENDVHYLLIHTGSRYVGAKVANWHQKRAYETLRREDLTVKIEELKAQGRHKEIQAMIKAYKEQNPLVPKDLAYLEGDYFHDYMHDMKIAQQYARMNRWIIAETIAQHMGWNFNETFDTIHNYIDTDTMTLRKGAVRANKGEKLVIPMNMRDGSLICVGKGNEDWNFSAPHGAGRMYSRRAAKATLNMADFKETMQGIWTTSVNEETLDEAPMAYKPMIEITSAIEETVDIIKVIKPVYNFKASEAAMPYDRKK, from the coding sequence ATGATTACTGTTAACGGACGTTTTACAGAAGCGAAAATTTATGCTAAAACCGCACTGCCATCAGCTATTGATCAAATTCAAGAATTAACAGATCAGGCCTTTATGGCAGGCACGAAAATACGAATTATGCCAGATTACCATGCAGGAAAGGGGTGTGTGATTGGCACAACTATTCAGCTACAAGATCGAGTGGTCCCTAACCTTGTCGGTGTTGATGTTGGCTGCGGTGTTTTTGTAGCGGAATTGGATGCATCAGCTATTGATTTTGCTAAGCTGGATGCAACTATTAGAGATTATGTACCTAGTGGGCAGGACGTTCATCCTGAAGTTTCACCTACACGCCAATTTATAGAATTTGAAGGAAATCAATTTAAGGCGAGCGGAATAAAGGATGAATATACCAATCTATCATTAGGTACACTTGGTGGAGGAAATCATTTCATCGAATTGGCAAAAGACGAAAACGATGTCCATTATTTATTAATTCATACTGGCTCCCGATATGTTGGCGCCAAAGTAGCTAACTGGCATCAAAAGAGAGCCTATGAAACATTGCGTCGAGAGGATTTAACAGTAAAGATTGAGGAGCTGAAAGCACAGGGGCGACACAAAGAAATACAAGCAATGATAAAGGCCTACAAAGAACAAAACCCTTTAGTTCCCAAAGACTTAGCTTATTTAGAAGGCGATTATTTCCATGATTATATGCATGATATGAAAATCGCGCAGCAATATGCTCGAATGAATCGTTGGATCATTGCTGAAACAATAGCTCAGCATATGGGCTGGAATTTTAATGAAACCTTTGATACTATTCATAACTATATTGATACAGATACCATGACATTACGAAAAGGAGCAGTTCGTGCCAATAAAGGAGAAAAATTAGTCATTCCTATGAATATGAGAGACGGCTCGCTGATTTGTGTGGGAAAAGGAAATGAGGATTGGAATTTCTCAGCACCTCATGGAGCAGGGCGAATGTACTCTAGACGAGCAGCTAAGGCGACATTAAATATGGCTGATTTTAAAGAAACAATGCAAGGTATATGGACAACATCCGTAAATGAGGAAACATTAGATGAGGCTCCTATGGCCTACAAGCCAATGATAGAGATTACATCGGCTATTGAAGAAACGGTGGATATAATCAAAGTTATTAAACCTGTTTATAATTTTAAAGCGAGTGAAGCAGCAATGCCGTATGATCGAAAAAAATAA